In the Pseudothauera hydrothermalis genome, one interval contains:
- a CDS encoding nitronate monooxygenase: MKRVDDFRLKFGKHELVPIVIGGMGVDISTAELSLEAARLGGIGHISDAMVPTVSDRRFKTKYVKNKLQQYKFNVDNADKSVVQFDLGLLAEATALHVGRTMEAKRGPGMVFINCMEKLTMNAPKETLRVRLTAAMDAGIDGITLAAGLHLGSFALIEDHPRFRDVKLGIIVSSLRALQLFLKKSARTGRLPDYVVVEGPLAGGHLGFGMDWAQYDLATIVAEIQAWLAAEHLDIPLIPAGGIFTGTDAVRFLEAGAAAVQVATRFTVTRECGLPEDVQQEYFKASEEDIEVNLISPTGYPMRMLKSSPAIGSGIRPNCEAYGYLLDAKGNCQYIEAYNREVARHPEGTKVKVFDKTCLCTHMRNFDCWTCGHYTYRLKDTTRKDENGRYRILSAEHVFRDYQFSTEGKIALPDA, encoded by the coding sequence ATGAAGCGTGTGGATGACTTTCGCCTGAAGTTCGGCAAGCATGAGTTGGTGCCGATCGTGATCGGCGGTATGGGGGTGGATATTTCGACTGCCGAACTTTCGCTGGAAGCCGCGCGCCTGGGCGGGATCGGTCATATTTCGGATGCCATGGTACCCACTGTGTCCGACCGCCGCTTCAAGACCAAGTACGTCAAAAATAAGCTTCAGCAGTACAAGTTCAATGTCGACAATGCCGACAAGTCGGTGGTGCAGTTCGACCTTGGTCTGCTGGCCGAAGCCACCGCGCTGCACGTCGGGCGCACCATGGAAGCCAAGCGCGGCCCCGGCATGGTGTTCATCAACTGCATGGAAAAGCTGACGATGAACGCGCCCAAAGAAACCCTGAGGGTGCGGCTGACCGCGGCCATGGACGCGGGGATCGACGGCATCACGCTGGCGGCCGGCCTGCATTTGGGTTCTTTTGCGCTGATCGAAGACCATCCGCGCTTTCGCGATGTGAAGCTCGGCATCATTGTCTCCTCGTTGCGCGCTTTGCAGCTTTTTCTCAAGAAAAGTGCGCGTACCGGCCGACTGCCCGACTATGTGGTGGTCGAAGGTCCGCTGGCAGGCGGTCATCTCGGTTTTGGCATGGACTGGGCGCAGTACGATCTGGCCACCATCGTGGCCGAGATTCAGGCTTGGCTAGCCGCCGAGCATCTGGACATTCCACTGATTCCGGCTGGCGGTATTTTCACCGGTACTGACGCGGTGCGCTTTCTGGAGGCCGGTGCCGCGGCGGTACAGGTGGCCACCCGCTTTACCGTGACCCGAGAGTGCGGACTGCCTGAAGATGTGCAGCAGGAATACTTCAAAGCCAGTGAAGAGGATATCGAGGTCAATCTGATCTCGCCCACCGGCTACCCGATGCGCATGTTGAAAAGTAGTCCAGCCATCGGCAGCGGCATCCGGCCAAACTGCGAGGCATATGGCTATTTGTTGGATGCCAAAGGCAATTGTCAGTACATCGAGGCTTACAACCGGGAAGTCGCCCGCCATCCGGAAGGCACCAAGGTCAAAGTGTTCGACAAGACCTGCTTATGCACCCACATGCGCAATTTTGACTGCTGGACTTGCGGGCATTACACCTACCGGCTCAAGGACACCACGCGCAAAGACGAGAACGGACGCTACCGGATTCTCTCGGCCGAGCATGTGTTCCGCGATTACCAGTTCAGTACCGAGGGCAAAATCGCCCTGCCGGATGCGTGA
- a CDS encoding alkaline phosphatase family protein gives MRPDYGADGLYGLIAGVRRWLAGCEDGLPWRLSNDAVKRPGEVLVFWLVDGLGDAFLQRYGVGSVLLHHRRRRLTSVFPSTTASAITTVMTGLAPYTHGLTGWFINEPRFGGVLAPLPLTRRGKGAVRGASLLSRLFPFPSLYQQARKPCVVIAPRHIAGSAFSLRHCRGARVEAYRGVNELVARVVETVRALRARGGGYVYAYYERFDALSHRYGCRSAPVLEEFARIDRAFGSLLERLAGSGAEVLVSADHGFIDNPRERRIRLDTRREVAAMLASALFGERRAAFCKVRSGAEHEFEAWARETLPGKALLRRSADLVAEGLFGPGIRHKRLSERVGTHTLLMERGWTIIDRVPAERPPELIGVHGGLSAEEMWVPLIGARCD, from the coding sequence GTGCGTCCCGATTATGGCGCCGATGGGCTTTATGGCCTGATCGCCGGTGTGCGACGCTGGTTGGCCGGCTGCGAAGACGGCCTGCCCTGGCGGCTTTCTAACGATGCCGTAAAGCGCCCAGGGGAGGTGCTGGTATTCTGGCTGGTCGATGGCTTGGGCGACGCGTTTTTGCAGCGCTACGGTGTCGGCAGCGTTTTACTGCACCATCGCCGCCGGCGGCTGACCAGCGTGTTTCCATCCACCACGGCCAGTGCCATAACAACGGTGATGACCGGTTTGGCGCCGTACACTCATGGTTTGACCGGCTGGTTCATAAACGAGCCGCGCTTTGGTGGCGTGTTGGCCCCTTTGCCGCTGACTAGGCGCGGGAAGGGCGCGGTGCGCGGCGCCAGCCTGCTTTCTCGGTTGTTTCCCTTTCCCAGCCTGTATCAACAGGCGCGCAAACCCTGCGTGGTGATTGCGCCGCGCCATATCGCCGGATCGGCTTTCTCGCTACGGCACTGTCGTGGCGCACGTGTCGAAGCTTATCGCGGCGTAAATGAACTGGTGGCGCGTGTGGTCGAAACCGTCCGGGCCTTGCGAGCTCGGGGTGGCGGATATGTGTATGCCTACTACGAACGCTTCGATGCGCTCAGTCACCGCTACGGCTGCCGCTCGGCACCGGTGCTCGAGGAATTTGCCCGTATCGACCGCGCTTTTGGCAGCTTGCTCGAGCGTCTGGCAGGCAGTGGTGCCGAAGTGCTGGTGAGCGCGGATCATGGTTTCATCGACAACCCGCGCGAACGGCGCATTCGCCTGGATACCCGTCGGGAGGTTGCTGCGATGCTCGCCTCTGCGCTGTTTGGCGAGCGACGGGCTGCGTTTTGCAAGGTTCGCAGCGGAGCCGAGCACGAGTTCGAAGCCTGGGCGCGCGAGACGTTGCCTGGAAAAGCACTGCTGCGCCGCTCTGCCGATTTGGTGGCAGAGGGTTTGTTCGGGCCAGGCATCCGTCACAAAAGGCTGAGCGAACGGGTAGGTACCCATACCCTGCTGATGGAACGCGGCTGGACAATCATCGATCGCGTGCCGGCAGAGCGCCCGCCTGAGCTGATTGGTGTGCACGGCGGCTTGAGCGCCGAAGAGATGTGGGTGCCGCTCATCGGCGCACGCTGCGACTGA
- a CDS encoding DUF1178 family protein has translation MIVFNLGCDKEHRFEGWFASAEAFDQQLAGGLVTCPVCGSADISRLPSAPYVVTRHQQPPEAPTHPAPGGIQHPPGPASAMTPEAAVVMALLRRMARESEDVGERFPEEARRIHYGEAEARSIRGQAAREDLEELLEEGIMVLPVPGDEDLH, from the coding sequence GTGATCGTGTTCAATTTGGGGTGCGACAAAGAACATCGTTTCGAAGGCTGGTTTGCCTCGGCCGAGGCATTCGACCAACAGCTCGCAGGCGGACTGGTGACCTGTCCGGTTTGCGGCTCGGCAGACATCTCTCGTCTGCCTTCTGCGCCTTATGTGGTGACCCGTCATCAACAACCGCCCGAGGCGCCCACCCATCCGGCCCCAGGCGGAATTCAACACCCACCCGGACCGGCTTCGGCGATGACGCCGGAAGCGGCCGTGGTCATGGCGTTGCTGCGGCGCATGGCGCGTGAATCCGAAGATGTGGGCGAACGCTTCCCGGAAGAAGCGCGCCGCATTCATTACGGCGAAGCCGAAGCGCGCAGCATCCGCGGGCAAGCTGCACGCGAGGATCTGGAAGAGCTGCTCGAAGAAGGCATCATGGTCTTACCGGTTCCGGGCGACGAGGACCTGCACTGA
- a CDS encoding phosphoethanolamine transferase, producing the protein MRRHIQALLVTRPALRTETLTLLLSLWFTAACNPLFWSAALDGRTLLNAGSIAYAVALAILLTGVHFIVLTLFVSVLPRAFVRPALALVAISTGLAAYYMRKFHVYLDPEMIRNVLNTDLREASELLSWSMIPAVSVWVLPPLLVILRSTQRPRLTGRALIGAIGLRLGSLVLAAAAVALAALASYQTLSAFLRNHTAARYLITPANLIYGLARNAYGSSSAGASKARIPVGLDASLPEARKADRPVLVVVVVGETARAANWGLSGYTRPTTPRLAALDVINFADVTACGTSTEVSLPCMLSPYGRDDYDESLIRRSESLPHVFAHAGLRTIWLDNQSGCKGTCDGLDFWKPAPDDCSGDVCLDEVLLEGARRLTSGRPENSALFLHMRGNHGPAYYRRYPPQFATFQPACQNADLAQCTRTEIVNAYDNALVYTDHMLAETIGWLKQLEDTYDTALVYASDHGESLGEQGLYLHGVPYAIAPDVQKKVPMLIWLSERFARRFALDTECLRARAAQPATHDHLFHTVLGLLDLRTSAKKPELDLAGACRLDRS; encoded by the coding sequence TTGCGTCGGCACATCCAGGCGCTGCTCGTCACGCGACCCGCGCTGCGCACCGAGACACTGACTTTGCTGCTCAGCCTGTGGTTTACAGCGGCGTGCAATCCGCTCTTTTGGAGCGCTGCCTTGGACGGCCGCACACTGCTAAATGCCGGCAGTATTGCTTACGCTGTAGCGCTTGCAATACTGCTGACCGGTGTGCATTTCATCGTCCTCACACTGTTTGTTTCAGTGCTGCCCCGCGCCTTCGTCCGCCCTGCTCTGGCGCTGGTAGCCATTTCGACCGGTCTGGCCGCGTATTACATGCGCAAGTTCCATGTCTATCTCGATCCGGAGATGATACGCAATGTGCTCAATACCGACCTGCGAGAGGCCTCCGAGCTCTTATCGTGGTCGATGATTCCTGCCGTGTCGGTATGGGTGCTGCCACCACTATTGGTGATCCTGCGCAGCACACAACGCCCACGGCTGACAGGGCGTGCGCTGATCGGCGCGATCGGTCTGCGGCTGGGCAGCCTTGTGCTGGCCGCAGCAGCGGTGGCGCTGGCGGCCCTGGCGAGTTACCAAACTCTTTCGGCCTTTCTGCGCAATCACACCGCAGCACGCTACCTCATCACCCCGGCCAATCTGATCTACGGGCTCGCCCGCAACGCCTATGGCTCAAGCTCGGCCGGTGCATCCAAAGCGCGCATCCCGGTAGGCCTGGACGCGAGCCTTCCCGAAGCGCGTAAAGCCGACAGGCCAGTGCTCGTGGTCGTGGTTGTCGGGGAGACCGCCCGCGCCGCCAACTGGGGATTGTCGGGCTATACGCGCCCCACCACACCCCGGTTGGCGGCGCTCGATGTGATCAACTTTGCCGATGTCACGGCCTGCGGCACCAGCACCGAAGTTTCCCTGCCCTGCATGCTGTCGCCCTACGGACGGGATGATTATGACGAATCTCTGATACGCCGCAGCGAATCGTTACCGCATGTGTTCGCTCATGCAGGTCTGCGCACGATCTGGCTGGACAACCAATCCGGCTGCAAGGGTACCTGCGATGGTCTGGATTTCTGGAAACCCGCCCCGGACGATTGCAGCGGCGATGTGTGTCTTGACGAAGTGTTGCTCGAAGGAGCGCGCCGCCTCACTTCGGGGCGTCCTGAAAACAGTGCGCTGTTTCTGCATATGCGCGGCAACCATGGACCGGCCTACTATCGCCGCTACCCGCCGCAGTTTGCCACCTTTCAACCCGCGTGCCAGAACGCCGATCTGGCCCAATGCACCCGCACCGAAATCGTCAACGCCTATGACAATGCACTGGTTTATACCGATCACATGCTGGCCGAGACCATCGGCTGGTTGAAGCAGTTGGAAGATACTTACGATACCGCACTGGTGTATGCCTCCGACCACGGTGAATCGCTCGGTGAGCAAGGCCTTTATCTACACGGGGTGCCTTACGCGATTGCGCCGGACGTTCAGAAGAAAGTTCCCATGCTGATATGGCTTTCGGAGCGCTTTGCCCGACGTTTTGCGCTCGACACCGAGTGCTTGCGCGCGCGCGCGGCCCAACCCGCCACCCACGACCATCTGTTTCACACCGTGTTGGGCCTGCTCGATCTGCGCACTTCGGCCAAAAAACCCGAGCTGGACCTTGCCGGCGCATGCAGGCTGGATCGATCGTGA
- a CDS encoding HD-GYP domain-containing protein produces the protein MDAPLVGDAQIADTFLANTLPGRLAELQRQLAAIQPDIVRVGVFLADADPSRLTYWADSEHRVLPCPNGVANLADNPVLSRCVTLDSAQTAFIRIDPALEWAADGHTCPLLAAPLRRDQRLHGLLIIESDPAVPLPASQICQLLAWAPMAASLVAQSIESVRTLIGTTRFALDFTLTRDRETGEHQLRLRDYILALAAELSSAHGLKDAFIAELALFGPLHDIGKVGIPDAILLKPGRFEAHEWELMKEHVTLGHSMVARLIHDFRLHNAPGMRTLHDVVAWHHERLDGSGYPYGIRGDAIPLSARIVSTVDVFDALTCQRPYKRPWSLSEAFAHLRTLAGPKLDRDCVDAFCHARSRIEAIWQRHAAGTAPATG, from the coding sequence ATGGACGCGCCGCTTGTGGGTGATGCACAGATTGCCGACACGTTTTTGGCCAATACCCTGCCGGGCCGTTTGGCGGAGCTGCAGCGGCAACTTGCCGCAATCCAGCCCGACATTGTCCGGGTTGGCGTGTTTTTGGCCGATGCCGACCCGAGCCGCCTGACCTATTGGGCGGACAGTGAGCACCGTGTGCTGCCCTGCCCCAACGGGGTGGCAAACCTCGCAGACAATCCGGTGCTATCACGCTGCGTCACCCTCGACAGTGCGCAAACCGCTTTCATCCGCATCGATCCGGCATTGGAATGGGCCGCCGACGGACACACTTGCCCGCTGCTGGCCGCACCGCTGCGGCGCGATCAGCGCTTGCATGGCTTGCTGATCATCGAATCGGACCCGGCCGTACCCCTGCCAGCCTCGCAGATATGCCAGTTACTCGCCTGGGCACCGATGGCCGCCAGTCTGGTGGCGCAAAGCATCGAATCGGTGCGCACGCTGATCGGCACCACGCGCTTCGCGCTCGACTTCACACTGACCCGCGACCGCGAAACCGGCGAGCATCAGCTTCGCCTGCGAGACTACATCCTGGCGCTGGCCGCTGAATTGTCGTCGGCGCATGGATTGAAGGATGCATTCATCGCCGAACTCGCGCTCTTTGGCCCACTGCACGACATTGGCAAGGTCGGCATTCCGGATGCCATTTTGCTCAAACCAGGACGCTTTGAAGCCCATGAATGGGAGCTGATGAAAGAACACGTGACGCTCGGCCACAGTATGGTGGCACGTCTGATCCACGACTTTCGCCTGCACAACGCGCCGGGCATGCGGACCCTGCACGATGTGGTGGCCTGGCACCACGAACGCCTGGATGGCAGCGGCTACCCCTACGGCATCCGCGGCGACGCCATCCCTTTGAGCGCCCGGATCGTCAGCACGGTGGATGTGTTCGACGCGCTGACCTGTCAGCGCCCCTACAAACGCCCGTGGTCTTTGAGCGAGGCGTTTGCTCACTTGCGCACTCTGGCGGGCCCAAAACTGGACCGCGATTGCGTCGACGCCTTCTGCCATGCCCGCTCCCGGATCGAAGCCATCTGGCAGCGACATGCCGCCGGCACTGCGCCGGCCACAGGCTGA
- the xpt gene encoding xanthine phosphoribosyltransferase, whose translation MTDAHDLTAPYRPLTRRIEAEATVIGEQILRIDHFLNHRIEPAFIMELGRELARRLSAFHPTLILTAEASGIAPGLAVAQALNLPLVYAKKYAPQVESPYISRVIPSPTKGGETKLVMSQRYVQPGARVVLVDDFLSNGRTAVALVDMAREAGAEVLAAGFIVEKRFKRGHEAVEALGVPVATLAQVERLAQGKAVLRPPQG comes from the coding sequence ATGACCGACGCCCACGACCTCACCGCCCCTTATCGACCGCTCACCCGCCGTATCGAGGCCGAAGCAACTGTCATCGGCGAGCAGATTTTGCGCATCGACCATTTTCTCAACCATCGCATCGAGCCGGCTTTCATCATGGAGCTGGGCCGCGAATTGGCGCGACGTTTGTCTGCCTTTCATCCAACCCTGATCCTCACCGCCGAGGCCAGCGGTATTGCGCCGGGGCTGGCGGTGGCGCAAGCGCTCAATCTGCCGCTGGTCTACGCCAAGAAATACGCGCCGCAAGTGGAATCGCCCTATATTTCGCGCGTGATTCCATCGCCGACCAAAGGTGGTGAGACCAAGCTGGTCATGTCTCAGCGCTATGTGCAGCCGGGTGCCCGCGTGGTGCTGGTAGATGATTTTTTGTCCAACGGCCGCACGGCGGTCGCCCTGGTCGATATGGCGCGAGAAGCCGGCGCCGAGGTACTGGCGGCCGGTTTCATCGTGGAAAAGCGCTTCAAACGCGGTCATGAAGCCGTCGAGGCGCTCGGCGTGCCGGTGGCCACCTTGGCCCAGGTCGAGCGCTTAGCCCAAGGCAAGGCGGTGCTGCGCCCGCCGCAGGGCTGA
- a CDS encoding HDOD domain-containing protein codes for MQEFERQAQAFASQIEDELQEGRLNFPTALDVSLRIKRLADNPESTMEEIAAAVRAEPVLSAKAVRMANAVLLNPYGRPVTSVNEAVKRIGLSALRCLAFAVAAEQLAQDHRSRQMRLVASGLWMHSVDVAAWSYALARHLCTVRPDTAMLAGIMIDIGQFFLLARAADYPALEENMSRFAEFVSTWEEPVGRAILEAFELPEAIVDAFQYEDPYAGNWPPENLSDIVFIATLATDTPNPFDSLLGLDNRAALRDTCIAGLDRSKYDELLEAAQAGRQELLAAVVG; via the coding sequence ATGCAGGAATTCGAACGGCAGGCTCAAGCCTTTGCCTCGCAAATTGAAGACGAATTGCAGGAAGGTCGGCTGAACTTTCCCACCGCACTGGACGTATCCCTGCGTATCAAGCGTCTGGCGGACAATCCCGAGTCCACTATGGAGGAGATTGCCGCGGCCGTGCGCGCCGAACCGGTGCTCAGCGCCAAAGCAGTGCGCATGGCCAACGCAGTGCTGCTCAATCCTTATGGCAGGCCGGTGACCTCGGTCAATGAGGCGGTCAAGCGTATCGGGCTGTCCGCACTGCGTTGCCTGGCCTTCGCGGTGGCCGCCGAACAACTCGCTCAAGACCACCGTTCGCGCCAGATGCGTCTGGTGGCCTCTGGCCTGTGGATGCACTCGGTGGACGTGGCGGCCTGGTCATACGCTTTGGCCCGTCATTTGTGCACGGTCCGCCCGGATACCGCAATGCTCGCCGGCATCATGATCGACATCGGCCAGTTTTTCCTGCTTGCCCGCGCCGCGGATTACCCGGCTCTGGAAGAGAACATGAGCCGTTTCGCCGAGTTCGTCTCCACCTGGGAAGAACCGGTGGGGCGCGCCATTCTGGAAGCCTTTGAGCTGCCGGAAGCCATCGTCGATGCCTTCCAGTACGAAGACCCTTACGCTGGCAACTGGCCGCCCGAAAATCTTTCCGACATCGTGTTCATCGCCACCCTGGCGACTGACACGCCCAACCCCTTCGATTCGCTGCTAGGTCTGGATAACCGTGCAGCCCTGCGTGACACCTGTATCGCCGGCCTCGACCGCAGCAAGTATGACGAATTGCTCGAAGCGGCGCAGGCCGGCCGGCAGGAGCTGCTGGCTGCGGTGGTCGGTTGA
- a CDS encoding alpha/beta hydrolase, which translates to MPLTSQARSLLDMVYRVGAPRFHELSVAQARHSFQKLLFAFRPEAPAVAAVTEVPIPGPDGSVLLARLYRPLSAGPGAVLGLLIYFHGGGWCVGDVDSYDVLCRELANGAGCAVLSVDYRLAPEHPFPAAVNDARLAFDWAVEHAGLLCIDPQRIALGGDSAGGNLAIVTALALRDAHRCQPCFLLLVYPCTEILSQRPSRQIYGDGFFLDRESLQWFFERYLPAGQAEDWRASPMRAASLAGLPPMLLVTAECDPLTDDCVAFAERVRAEGGAVTHLPVAGMVHGFLTLGKLFPEARDTVNAAAQRLRSALTG; encoded by the coding sequence ATGCCCTTGACCTCCCAGGCCCGATCTTTGTTGGATATGGTGTACCGTGTGGGTGCGCCGCGTTTTCATGAATTGTCGGTGGCGCAGGCCCGCCATTCTTTTCAGAAGTTGCTGTTCGCGTTTCGTCCTGAAGCGCCTGCCGTGGCTGCGGTGACCGAAGTGCCGATACCGGGACCGGACGGCAGTGTATTGTTGGCCCGTCTGTACCGCCCGCTGTCTGCTGGACCGGGGGCGGTGCTGGGTCTGCTGATTTATTTCCATGGAGGCGGGTGGTGTGTGGGCGATGTGGACAGCTATGACGTGCTGTGCCGCGAGCTGGCCAACGGCGCCGGCTGCGCGGTGCTATCGGTGGATTACCGGCTGGCGCCCGAGCACCCGTTTCCGGCCGCGGTCAACGATGCGCGTTTGGCTTTTGACTGGGCGGTGGAGCATGCCGGGCTGCTTTGTATCGACCCGCAGCGTATCGCCTTGGGCGGCGACAGCGCAGGCGGCAATCTGGCCATCGTCACTGCGCTGGCCCTGCGGGATGCGCACCGCTGCCAGCCGTGTTTTCTGCTGCTGGTTTATCCGTGCACCGAAATCCTCAGCCAACGTCCATCCCGGCAGATCTATGGCGACGGTTTCTTCCTGGATCGGGAAAGTCTGCAGTGGTTTTTCGAGCGTTACTTGCCCGCGGGGCAAGCCGAGGATTGGCGTGCTTCGCCAATGCGCGCGGCCTCTTTGGCCGGTCTGCCGCCCATGCTGTTGGTGACTGCAGAATGCGATCCGCTCACCGACGACTGCGTGGCTTTTGCCGAGCGGGTGCGGGCCGAAGGTGGGGCGGTGACGCATCTGCCGGTGGCCGGCATGGTGCATGGATTTTTGACCTTGGGTAAGCTTTTCCCGGAAGCGCGCGATACGGTCAATGCCGCTGCGCAGCGCTTGCGCAGCGCGCTGACCGGATAG
- the pgsA gene encoding CDP-diacylglycerol--glycerol-3-phosphate 3-phosphatidyltransferase — protein sequence MPVNIPNTLTWGRIALIPLFVGVFYLPDSMLTAGQKNLVSTVIFIIAAVTDWFDGYLARSLKQTSAFGAFLDPVADKLMVAAALILLVQLGRVDALIAVIIIGREITISALREWMAQVGQSASVAVAFVGKLKTAAQMTAIPMLLFNAHVLRIDMTDLGRVLIYVAAALTLWSMGYYLRRAMPLLLAHGKEERGG from the coding sequence ATGCCTGTCAACATACCCAATACCTTGACCTGGGGGCGCATTGCGCTCATTCCGCTATTCGTCGGCGTGTTTTATCTCCCCGACAGCATGCTTACGGCCGGGCAGAAGAACCTGGTGTCGACGGTCATCTTCATCATTGCTGCAGTGACCGACTGGTTCGACGGCTATCTGGCGCGCAGTTTGAAGCAAACCTCGGCTTTCGGCGCTTTTCTCGACCCGGTGGCCGACAAACTCATGGTGGCCGCCGCGCTCATTTTGTTGGTGCAGCTCGGCCGTGTGGATGCCCTGATTGCGGTCATCATCATTGGCCGGGAAATCACCATTTCGGCGCTCAGAGAATGGATGGCGCAGGTCGGTCAGTCGGCTAGCGTCGCGGTGGCCTTTGTCGGCAAACTCAAAACCGCGGCACAGATGACCGCGATTCCGATGCTGCTTTTCAATGCCCATGTGCTACGTATCGACATGACCGATCTAGGCCGGGTGTTGATCTATGTGGCCGCGGCGCTGACCCTGTGGTCCATGGGTTACTATCTGCGCCGGGCCATGCCTTTGCTGTTGGCGCATGGAAAAGAAGAACGAGGCGGTTGA
- the leuE gene encoding leucine efflux protein LeuE, with translation MFYGITDLPTFILGTIFIVLLPGPNSLYVMSVASRWGVGAGYRGACGIFAGDTILMILAATGTASLLRATPELFMAIKYAGAAYLAWIGLGLIRAAIANWRRPQAVEVESPSQPPAASAARPFRSALLISLMNPKAILFFVSFFIQFVDPNYAYPGLSFVILGAIVQVCSALYLSALIFGGAYLAAQFRRRRRLAAAATGSVGGLFIGFGAKLASATLN, from the coding sequence ATGTTCTACGGCATCACCGACCTGCCCACTTTCATTCTGGGAACGATCTTCATCGTCCTGCTGCCGGGGCCGAACTCGCTTTACGTCATGTCGGTCGCTTCGCGCTGGGGTGTGGGGGCCGGCTACCGCGGCGCGTGCGGTATTTTTGCCGGCGATACCATTTTGATGATCCTGGCGGCCACCGGCACCGCCTCGCTGCTGCGTGCCACGCCGGAGCTGTTCATGGCCATCAAGTACGCAGGCGCGGCCTACCTGGCCTGGATCGGGTTGGGTCTGATACGCGCCGCCATTGCCAACTGGCGCCGTCCGCAGGCCGTTGAAGTCGAATCGCCGTCTCAACCGCCGGCAGCCAGCGCTGCTCGCCCTTTCCGCAGTGCGCTGTTGATCAGTTTGATGAACCCCAAAGCCATTCTGTTTTTCGTCTCCTTTTTCATCCAGTTCGTCGACCCCAACTACGCCTATCCCGGTCTGTCCTTCGTCATCCTCGGCGCCATCGTACAGGTATGTAGTGCGCTCTACCTGTCGGCACTAATTTTTGGCGGTGCTTATCTGGCCGCGCAGTTTCGTCGGCGCCGGCGCCTGGCGGCAGCCGCTACCGGCAGCGTAGGCGGACTGTTCATCGGCTTCGGCGCTAAGCTCGCCAGCGCCACACTGAACTGA
- a CDS encoding trans-sulfuration enzyme family protein produces the protein MSTPHTLSPDTLAAQALGWVAPEHRDLAPTLHPASTFERAADGSYPDGRVYARDHSPAYDQAEALLAALESGYQALLFASGMAAANALLQALEPGAHVLAPRIMYWGLRNWLQTLAERGQITLDFYDNADHNALSAKLRARPPRLLWIETPANPTWEITDIAATCAARTAGTLVAVDSTVSTPLLTRPLALGADFVMHSATKYLNGHSDVVAGALVCREDSPLWQRVRQQRAVAGAVLGPFEAWLLLRGMRTLALRVRHACASAQRIAETLHGHKRLTQVLYPGLPSHGGHAVAAAQMQGGFGGMLSIRVAGGERAAMAVAGRLRVFKRATSLGAVESLVEHRASVEGPGTICPPDLLRLSIGIEATNDLIADLHQALDVSP, from the coding sequence ATGAGCACGCCCCACACGCTTTCTCCAGATACCCTCGCCGCCCAGGCGCTGGGTTGGGTCGCCCCCGAGCACCGCGATCTGGCACCCACCCTACATCCGGCCAGCACCTTCGAGCGCGCCGCTGACGGCAGCTATCCGGACGGTCGGGTCTATGCGCGCGACCACAGCCCGGCCTACGACCAGGCCGAAGCCTTGCTCGCCGCCCTCGAAAGCGGGTACCAGGCCCTGCTCTTTGCCTCCGGGATGGCTGCCGCCAACGCGCTGCTTCAGGCCCTGGAGCCGGGCGCACACGTGCTGGCGCCGCGCATCATGTACTGGGGGCTGCGCAACTGGCTGCAAACCTTGGCTGAGCGCGGTCAGATCACTTTGGATTTTTATGACAACGCCGACCACAACGCGCTGTCGGCCAAGTTGCGCGCCCGGCCGCCGCGCTTGCTGTGGATCGAAACCCCGGCCAACCCCACCTGGGAGATCACCGACATCGCCGCTACCTGCGCTGCACGCACCGCTGGCACCCTGGTTGCGGTGGATTCCACCGTGTCCACGCCCTTGCTCACCCGGCCGCTGGCGCTGGGTGCAGATTTCGTCATGCATTCGGCCACCAAATACCTCAACGGCCACTCCGACGTAGTGGCGGGCGCCCTGGTATGCCGTGAAGATTCACCGCTATGGCAGCGGGTACGGCAGCAGCGCGCTGTAGCCGGCGCGGTGCTCGGCCCCTTCGAGGCGTGGCTGCTGCTGCGCGGCATGCGCACCTTGGCGCTGCGAGTGCGCCACGCCTGCGCTTCGGCCCAGCGCATCGCCGAAACCTTGCATGGGCACAAGCGCCTCACCCAAGTGCTCTATCCCGGGCTGCCCAGCCACGGCGGCCATGCAGTGGCTGCCGCTCAGATGCAAGGCGGCTTCGGCGGCATGCTGTCGATCCGTGTGGCCGGCGGAGAGCGCGCGGCCATGGCGGTGGCCGGCCGTCTGAGGGTTTTCAAGCGCGCCACCTCGCTTGGCGCGGTGGAAAGCCTGGTCGAACACCGGGCCAGTGTGGAAGGCCCCGGCACGATATGCCCGCCCGACCTGCTGCGTTTATCGATCGGCATCGAAGCCACCAACGATCTAATCGCCGATCTGCACCAAGCGCTGGACGTGTCCCCTTGA